GAAAAATTCGCTGGGGTGGGATTTTTCGATAATGATGCCCTTGTCTAGGAACACTACTTGGTCGGAGACCGCCCGGGCGAACTCCATCTCATGAGTCACCAGCACCATGGTGTAGCCCTCTTTTGAGAGGTCTTTGATGACCCCTAACACCTCGCCCACCAGTTCAGGGTCGAGGGCTGAAGTGGGCTCGTCAAACAGCATTACTTTAGGCTGCATGGCGAGCGCCCGGGCAATGGCCACCCGCTGCTTTTGCCCGCCGGAGAGGGTGTAAGGATACTGTTCGCGTTTATCGGCCATACCGACTTTTTCGAGCAGGGCCATGGCCCGTTCTTCAGCCTCGGTTTTACTCAATCCCTGAACATGGACAGGCGCTTCGGTGACATTGCGCAGCACACTCAGGTGGGGCCAGAGGTTAAAGCCCTGAAACACCATGCCCAAGCGCGCACGCATACCCGCCAGCTCACGGCGCGTCATGGGTTTTCCTGAATCGCTAACGCCGATGCGGTCACCGTCGATTCGAATATCGCCGCGGTCGGGCTGTTCGAGCCAGTTAATGCAGCGTAGCAGGGTAGATTTACCCGACCCCGATGAGCCCAAAATACTTACCACTTCACCGGGCTGCACTTCCAGCGATACATCACGCAGCACCTCGGTGCCATCAAAGCTTTTGGAGAGGTTACGGATACTGACAGCGGCGGTCTCAGGCATTTTCG
This window of the Halomonas sp. SH5A2 genome carries:
- a CDS encoding amino acid ABC transporter ATP-binding protein, coding for MPETAAVSIRNLSKSFDGTEVLRDVSLEVQPGEVVSILGSSGSGKSTLLRCINWLEQPDRGDIRIDGDRIGVSDSGKPMTRRELAGMRARLGMVFQGFNLWPHLSVLRNVTEAPVHVQGLSKTEAEERAMALLEKVGMADKREQYPYTLSGGQKQRVAIARALAMQPKVMLFDEPTSALDPELVGEVLGVIKDLSKEGYTMVLVTHEMEFARAVSDQVVFLDKGIIIEKSHPSEFFVNPKTDRVRRFLELEAPVV